From Streptomyces yatensis, one genomic window encodes:
- a CDS encoding L-threonylcarbamoyladenylate synthase → MARRYDCGDATDRKTGLREAASAVRRGELVVLPTDTVYGIGADAFNAEAVGDLLEAKGRGRNMPTPVLVGSPNTLHGLVTDFSEMAWELVDAFWPGALTLVARHQPSLTWDLGETRGTVAVRMPLHPVAIELLTDFGPMAVSSANLTGHPSPQDCDAAQDMLGDSVSVYLDGGPTPAAVPSSIVDVTGKVPVLLRAGALTAEQLREVVPDLEVAN, encoded by the coding sequence ATGGCACGGCGATACGACTGCGGGGACGCGACCGACCGCAAGACCGGCCTGCGCGAGGCCGCCTCCGCCGTCCGCCGCGGCGAACTGGTCGTGCTGCCCACCGACACCGTCTACGGGATCGGCGCGGACGCCTTCAACGCCGAGGCGGTCGGCGATCTGCTCGAGGCCAAGGGCCGCGGCCGCAATATGCCCACCCCGGTGCTGGTCGGCTCCCCGAACACCCTGCACGGCCTGGTCACCGACTTCTCCGAGATGGCCTGGGAACTGGTCGACGCCTTCTGGCCCGGTGCGCTCACCCTCGTCGCCCGGCACCAGCCCTCGCTCACCTGGGACCTGGGGGAGACCCGGGGCACCGTCGCGGTGCGGATGCCGCTGCACCCGGTCGCGATCGAGCTGCTGACGGACTTCGGCCCGATGGCGGTCTCCAGCGCCAATCTGACCGGACACCCCTCTCCGCAGGACTGCGACGCCGCTCAGGACATGCTGGGGGACTCCGTCTCGGTGTACCTCGACGGCGGGCCCACCCCGGCCGCCGTGCCCTCCTCGATCGTCGACGTCACCGGCAAGGTGCCGGTGCTGCTCCGGGCGGGTGCGCTCACCGCCGAGCAGCTCCGGGAGGTCGTACCCGACCTCGAGGTGGCGAATTGA
- the glyA gene encoding serine hydroxymethyltransferase, producing MAVTPRGPDFGALARQDPELAGIILSEIDRVSCGLQLIAAENFTSPAVLAALASPLANKYAEGYPGARHHGGCEIVDIAERVAQDRAKALFGAEHANVQPHSGSSAVLAAYAALLRPGDTVLAMALPHGGHLTHGSPANFSGRWFDFIGYGVDPATGLIDYEQLRALAHAHRPKAIVCGSISYPRHLDYAAFRAVADEVGAYLIADAAHAIGLVAGKAAPSPVPYADVVCATTHKVLRGPRGGMLLCGAELAERVDRAVFPFTQGGAQMHTVAAKAVAFGEAAAPAFTAYARRVVANARVLADALVAEGLAVATGGTDTHMITADAAPLGLDGRTAKARCAAAGIVLDTCALASATEPRGCVKGIRLGTAAVTTQGMGAPEMERIAALMGTVLRDEGVVREKVAELAGRFPPYPDEGRIMQPSEGVGRL from the coding sequence ATGGCCGTCACCCCCCGGGGCCCCGATTTCGGAGCGCTCGCCCGCCAGGACCCGGAGCTGGCGGGGATCATCCTGAGCGAGATCGACCGCGTCTCCTGCGGCCTCCAGCTGATCGCGGCCGAGAACTTCACCTCGCCGGCCGTGCTGGCGGCGCTCGCCTCGCCGCTGGCCAACAAGTACGCCGAGGGCTATCCCGGCGCCCGCCACCACGGCGGCTGCGAGATCGTGGACATCGCCGAGCGGGTCGCCCAGGACCGGGCGAAGGCCCTGTTCGGCGCCGAGCACGCCAATGTGCAGCCGCATTCGGGATCCTCGGCGGTGCTGGCCGCCTACGCCGCGCTGCTGCGGCCCGGGGACACGGTGCTCGCGATGGCGCTGCCGCACGGCGGCCATCTCACCCATGGCTCGCCCGCCAATTTCTCCGGCCGCTGGTTCGACTTCATCGGCTACGGCGTCGATCCGGCGACCGGTCTGATCGACTACGAGCAGCTCCGCGCGCTCGCCCACGCCCACCGGCCGAAGGCGATCGTCTGCGGTTCCATCTCCTATCCGCGCCATCTGGACTACGCCGCCTTCCGTGCCGTCGCCGACGAGGTGGGCGCGTATCTCATCGCCGACGCCGCCCATGCGATCGGTCTGGTGGCGGGAAAGGCGGCGCCGTCCCCGGTGCCGTACGCCGATGTGGTGTGCGCAACGACACACAAGGTGCTGCGCGGGCCGCGCGGCGGAATGCTGCTGTGCGGCGCGGAGCTGGCCGAGCGGGTCGACCGGGCGGTGTTCCCGTTCACCCAGGGCGGCGCCCAGATGCACACCGTCGCGGCCAAGGCGGTGGCGTTCGGCGAGGCCGCGGCGCCCGCCTTCACCGCCTATGCGCGGCGGGTGGTGGCCAATGCCCGGGTGCTCGCGGACGCCCTGGTCGCGGAGGGTCTCGCGGTGGCCACGGGCGGCACCGACACCCATATGATCACCGCCGACGCGGCCCCGCTGGGCCTGGACGGACGGACCGCGAAGGCGCGCTGCGCGGCCGCCGGGATCGTCCTGGACACCTGCGCGCTGGCGTCCGCCACCGAGCCCCGGGGGTGCGTCAAGGGGATCCGGTTGGGCACCGCCGCGGTGACCACCCAGGGAATGGGAGCGCCGGAAATGGAGCGGATAGCGGCCCTGATGGGAACCGTCTTGCGGGACGAGGGCGTGGTACGGGAAAAGGTGGCGGAACTGGCCGGGAGATTTCCGCCCTATCCGGACGAGGGCCGAATCATGCAACCATCCGAAGGTGTAGG
- the prmC gene encoding peptide chain release factor N(5)-glutamine methyltransferase: MNVLLAEVAQATQRLADAGVPSPRFDAEELAAFVHSVKRGELHGVPDADFDARYWEAVARREAREPLQHITGRAFFRYLELQVGPGVFVPRPETESVVGWAIDAVRAMDVVEPLIVDLCAGSGAIALALAQEVPRSRVHAVELDEGALRWARKNVEGSRVVLHHADALTALPELDGQVDLVISNPPYIPLTEWEYVAPEARDHDPQLALFSGEDGLDVIRGLERTAHRLLRPGGVVVIEHADTQGGQVPWIFTEERGWADAADHPDLNNRPRFATARKAMP; the protein is encoded by the coding sequence GTGAACGTGCTGCTCGCCGAGGTGGCGCAGGCCACTCAGCGGCTGGCCGACGCGGGCGTGCCCTCACCGCGCTTCGACGCGGAGGAGCTCGCCGCCTTTGTGCACAGCGTCAAGCGGGGAGAGCTGCACGGCGTGCCCGACGCCGACTTCGACGCCCGCTACTGGGAGGCGGTCGCCCGTCGCGAGGCCCGCGAGCCCCTTCAGCACATCACCGGCCGCGCCTTCTTCCGCTACCTGGAACTCCAGGTGGGCCCCGGGGTCTTCGTGCCCCGGCCGGAGACCGAGTCGGTGGTCGGCTGGGCGATAGACGCGGTCCGCGCGATGGACGTCGTCGAACCGCTCATCGTCGATCTGTGCGCCGGCTCCGGGGCCATCGCCCTGGCGCTCGCCCAGGAGGTGCCGCGCTCCCGGGTGCACGCCGTGGAGCTGGACGAGGGCGCCCTGCGCTGGGCCCGCAAGAACGTCGAGGGGTCCCGCGTCGTTCTCCATCACGCGGACGCGTTGACGGCCCTGCCCGAGCTCGACGGACAGGTGGACCTCGTCATCAGCAACCCGCCGTACATCCCGCTGACCGAGTGGGAGTACGTGGCGCCGGAGGCCCGCGACCACGACCCCCAGCTCGCGCTCTTCTCCGGAGAGGACGGCCTCGATGTGATCCGTGGCCTGGAGCGCACCGCCCACCGGCTGCTGCGCCCCGGGGGCGTGGTGGTCATCGAGCACGCAGACACCCAGGGCGGCCAGGTGCCGTGGATCTTCACGGAGGAGCGTGGCTGGGCGGACGCCGCCGACCACCCCGACCTGAACAACCGGCCCCGGTTCGCCACCGCGCGGAAGGCCATGCCGTGA
- a CDS encoding protein-tyrosine-phosphatase, protein MTAPEGRGIAEHREKKPEATFRILHVSTGNVCRSPITERLTRHALTHRLGTVRTRGLIVESAGTWGHEGAPMEAHAATVLTDFGADPAGFLGRELLDEHVIRADLVLTATRDHRAQVISMGHSAGLRTFTLKEFTRLVRAIDPATLPDPEEAGGVVERARALVQAAAALRGWLLAPTEDADEVHDPYGAPITFFRSIGDEINQALDPVVTALTGVPAPA, encoded by the coding sequence TTGACAGCCCCTGAGGGGCGTGGCATAGCGGAACACCGTGAGAAGAAGCCCGAGGCCACCTTCCGCATCCTCCACGTCAGCACCGGCAATGTGTGCCGCTCGCCGATCACCGAGCGGCTGACCCGGCATGCCCTCACGCACCGCCTCGGCACCGTCCGCACCCGCGGTCTGATCGTGGAGAGCGCCGGCACCTGGGGCCATGAGGGCGCGCCCATGGAGGCGCACGCCGCGACGGTCCTGACCGACTTCGGCGCCGACCCGGCGGGCTTCCTCGGCCGTGAGCTGCTGGACGAGCACGTCATCCGTGCCGACCTGGTCCTGACCGCCACCCGCGACCACCGGGCGCAGGTCATCTCGATGGGGCATTCGGCCGGCTTGCGCACCTTCACGCTCAAGGAGTTCACCCGGCTGGTGCGGGCCATAGACCCCGCGACGCTGCCCGATCCGGAGGAGGCGGGCGGTGTGGTGGAGCGCGCCCGCGCCCTGGTGCAGGCGGCGGCCGCGCTGCGCGGCTGGCTGCTGGCGCCCACCGAGGACGCGGACGAGGTGCACGATCCGTACGGGGCGCCGATCACCTTCTTCCGCTCCATCGGGGACGAGATCAACCAGGCCCTGGACCCGGTCGTCACGGCCCTGACGGGGGTCCCCGCCCCCGCGTAG